A window of Phycisphaeraceae bacterium genomic DNA:
CTTCTCCCACGCCGTGTTCATCGGGTTCTGCTGATTGTGAGTCAGCATCCACTTCGCCAGCAGCGAACCGCCCCGCGACACCAGCCCGATCAGCCGATCCTTCGCCAGCGGCAAATGCTCCTTGAGCACACCCGCGTGCACCGTGAAATAGTCCACCCCCTGCAACGCCTGATGTTCAATCGTCCGCAGAATATCCGACTCATTCAGGTCCTCGATCGTCCGACCAATGATCATCGAATAGATCGGCACCGTGCCAATAGGCGTCGTACTGTTACGAATCAGCGCCTCACGACACGCATCCAGATCCCCACCCGTAGACAAATCCATCACCGTGTCCGCGCCCCAGCGCTCCGCCCACTGCAACTTCTCCACCTCTTCATCTGTACCCGACGACACCGGCGACGCCCCCATGTTCGCGTTGATCTTCGTCTTGCTCGCACGACCAATCGCCATCGGATCAAGCCGATACTTTAAGTGCGTACGGTTTGCCGGGATCACCATCCGCCCCGCCGCCACCTCATCACGAACCTGCTCCGCCGTGAGATGCCCCTCACGCTCAGCCACCCGACGCATTTCCGCCGTGATCGTTCCCAACCGCGCAAACTCAAGCTGCGTGATCGGCTCAAAACCCTCCGGTGCCACACCACGGATGTGCTCGCCCACCGCCGTGTGCTGATGACCAGAGCATCCCGACTGATGATCCGACACCGCCTCGATCGTCCATCCCTCAGGCAGAAAATCCCACGCCGTCTTGTCCGACGGCACCGGCATCCCGACCGTGTCCTGCGATGTGAACGTCCAAGCCGTACCCACCCTCGGCGCCTGCGCGAACGACCCAGGCGTCGTCGCCCTCGGCTCCACGCCAGGGTCGTAACCCACAGGCGGAAGTACGCAATCAGTCCCCTCAAGTCCGGTCGGTTGCTGGGGAGTCGTAGGGTCGTTGCTCGAGCGGATCATGGCATACCTCCAAGAGGTGTTGGGGCCCGCCCAGGCGTCGTCGAGCATCACGATCAGGGCCGGATCAGATCAGAATCACAACGATCATCCGGCGACGTGCGCTTCCCTACGCCGGTACGAACCGGGTCAGGTTCCAAGGGTCTG
This region includes:
- the thiC gene encoding phosphomethylpyrimidine synthase ThiC, which produces MIRSSNDPTTPQQPTGLEGTDCVLPPVGYDPGVEPRATTPGSFAQAPRVGTAWTFTSQDTVGMPVPSDKTAWDFLPEGWTIEAVSDHQSGCSGHQHTAVGEHIRGVAPEGFEPITQLEFARLGTITAEMRRVAEREGHLTAEQVRDEVAAGRMVIPANRTHLKYRLDPMAIGRASKTKINANMGASPVSSGTDEEVEKLQWAERWGADTVMDLSTGGDLDACREALIRNSTTPIGTVPIYSMIIGRTIEDLNESDILRTIEHQALQGVDYFTVHAGVLKEHLPLAKDRLIGLVSRGGSLLAKWMLTHNQQNPMNTAWEKVCGIMREHDVTFSIGDGCRPGGLADATDALQLAELVEIGKLTERAWRMGVQVMVEGPGHVPFDQIEFNMKAQRRLCHGAPFYVLGPLVTDIFPGYDHITSCIGATAAAFHGASMLCYVTPKEHLGLPKKDDVKQGCIAYKIAAHAADVALGIPGARQADDELTKARAALNWERHFELSFDPDTARAYHDEDLDVDTDFCAMCGHDWCSVRISKEIQDWASGKAEGFEREKVVQSAALTEEQRAILEQRGVLSPEQIHKLASKTKKVVEAADDSGKASCHSDYVDPETAKQLQEQKLVQVDVRPALGLGKRDSVI